A portion of the Toxoplasma gondii ME49 chromosome VIIb, whole genome shotgun sequence genome contains these proteins:
- the PHIL1 gene encoding photosensitized INA-labeled protein PHIL1 (encoded by transcript TGME49_258410~Product name based on PMID:20698859;17030994.) — MSQPNLQYAHTGAIEDYYRLHENSASDRHPLAQEYFSERIQRELNAPVIVHDRERPQQPPHTYIAGTPGPLHYGVPLSDGCDPGVYAVSNALFDASGAFRSIPLKQGPVFRRRQRGDCQSEWSNAFVSRVDPCECGYPEETYTPYEVARYRDQYGHPHTTLDFSR; from the coding sequence ATGTCGCAGCCAAACCTCCAGTATGCCCACACGGGCGCAATTGAAGACTACTACCGCCTGCACGAGAATTCGGCATCAGATCGCCATCCCCTTGCGCAGGAATATTTTTCTGAGCGTATCCAGAGAGAACTGAATGCTCCAGTCATCGTCCACGATCGTGAACGTCCCCAACAGCCACCACATACCTACATTGCGGGCACGCCAGGACCGCTGCATTACGGAGTTCCATTGTCAGATGGGTGCGACCCTGGGGTATACGCAGTGTCGAACGCTCTGTTCGACGCAAGTGGAGCGTTTCGATCAATCCCTCTCAAACAGGGACCAGTCTTCCGTCGTCGACAACGCGGAGATTGCCAATCCGAATGGAGCAATGCTTTTGTCAGTAGGGTAGACCCGTGTGAATGCGGCTACCCCGAGGAAACATATACTCCTTATGAAGTGGCACGTTACCGTGATCAATACGGGCATCCCCACACCAcactcgacttctctcggTGA
- a CDS encoding hypothetical protein (encoded by transcript TGME49_258420), with amino-acid sequence MNGDVSRPAESRGYLSDTACVVPSLPVETADDSAFFSGDQENTEPTAAKRLEPKCGLNGNEMLQSFSSSKSGQLNGSQADHPEKTSHSLASVRMSSAKGCSSHKFPVKKDFVERRKPSGVSPPNFSGVRRGPSQLSVAAATDSIPINDSPSSALAHQRDLSLHCVERQAGAQRQEGITQPVPRNQNLSPSSLSLSSSSLRRIMPASPTQNPSPAVPEASDGVPSSCQNGQVLRRDLLPPSEYCSESAGAPQNEIGGEKKIRFHANQLACQTCLSKRTTDGTPARCARSSFPGDTEPDTTPQTFSSNTPSGKPGVHRRGDINSTFSLESNAVSSSVDTRGNEGHKPCQKTPNPSSTSSFARSSSPPQPVGTGNTVTESWPSSAGESALLLDDDEDVVMLKGGESSWTKEKRDELMARVSHARLRQLRDLFLDPCRKEAHPWTTEEIELLQADYNQNHEDWVEVLQPWQATPLHLQAVPFTYSVLKKAPLKFPAIFCKQIPFFFPHPSGIGVFRTVLIIERRPREKDTLSGSRTPAHIAGQSHADSASAHQSPVPRGDTEKKEWESGNSSSPASCRSRRRPRGSSAWVSVSPEASPKGRAQGTPTCGGSPPDVNHKCSKESKARRFTARFSLSREDQDRMCCQNSGESLTEDAARLVLIWEPYQQTDKGLPTVSDGSEETRCAAATPSVGTEFSPSPCSSSTPIPALELPDDGLQPGAFAHVVTGRLSLPVFSPLPCARGDPESASESVSSLSDLASDHCVSPFAFTAVQRAEAGEGGLSPCATPTQLQRQEKKRILRMQRLQHKLLQGLEEADLPELVFEGRVVGCELHGFLPFNERRSEQEKHRANAGDNRAKGEAGPLVSNRNNGSEVPTKYRKISRDEHYTGDHAAATGKERIREAPSQPLTMDERQEKDAITRDERETGKGKEEDEVETSSVERMQTFLNREEGGDTHREKERIPTEGGRKARNAEPCNGGVAPGVSSENRWGGKGERLGLRQRMLLCVRLEDDRVFLYEIRSFINHSAKALVDWERRVRVAEREIAVAAGVPLPAPSSASKSKLDPRKHSPHQRGFSSTPAPHAVSCLPGSAAAVALSGASVKERLAGADERQRRGRRAGSLSASRIASSETQARAAEGKPGETEGKCCAASSPASQSSLTQDAATTPVETLSPLEKGDASEKSNDSVSPTAKTLAEAPEDDFSREAVASEQAPFSEEGSVSDPGATLSAPAPTTEGVSFTAVPLSVPPSQASLPFLSRPDVEVPASDMNTGSDSQKRSSPEENEFGCEKGIDTRSVAPKQREVQRPADIERAEACPGESEKSKIGNELQVPSTSCGQENRASPHESLKSYTSSCSSPSPSSSSSLLPSSPSSACPDSSLSNSAGGNKEAVRPRRRATADANASECLESPAEKTGPRRREEVEAIGKKPATTFKQTPPKRRLTLEEADDPPLWFDCDESPTTWRNPFDPSRRGARGAPRGGTSGFGKMFALPPLAVFHDLQWDASETRRLRDSWHLSQNVFLPACDPARAGNQDATSPAALGPDLNGSNSTSETRDSSCKKRTDGFHDIEKGAALVSQDWQKQIIPSAALCFFFSIYEEVEECDEACGLSQERTDVKPTLCVTRGVQGGEGSQTIPPTRRRSATSEDNPSKTFCLPTNVKDEVPAYEKLFERKGRTQGSLSPAHVHAPRGETTVMNATESRGTGVGAAAAGSVAPRKTAEEMASGIAWGETRGQAEGMKRRKKIVMLSHLAAVARAPRGFLQTTAGSGFASGDQESSAAGRPDEVFRSSDTSHLTNGIREAPAVAGASESSQANVCSSRKSEPSQLLSAKSNPPFKSDILSTETVSSLGSASPPSAVGGKVCVWRLEPLLRQLPLEADSDSGVSLAPDISSFRLASFPSAQQKRRRVATEGPCGRNSAGSHRSRHQERLSFSATDQAPEREDLPLCCSDATPCRLSKDEFDACEESGKISFPPPSSHNSLLLCECYFPPNCIPTDVSATPGKTHVVLKRRTKAFGRSDAIEEKLEAKGMESSVRRIEQLPTMVTVDTTGSLRAWTLGERATCVAAQRLLDSPLLAVSINQQLPSLAAVGAGDGRVRICDISAFLSHWRSPFVCEARLLQPLASPLLTLPSPLGEDLYRVFRRQHPVRRLQWLAGGALLGVVHEQPASERHLAAFGSCAAVWAPGRDVFDDINDAAHHKLFWARAAKHPQAAKFARLVSVHVAHAVAALDRSEGAKSSEFHVPKGTVGSFRGLCKEGSARMLGCDFLFTKKGGVAGVSTDTASMLHFWKPGSWLLGDVEDIGVLARKTGDKTQLSRALQHIATQIQLRSHVSTRAEKAKMQRQAEIASEDVERATHGESLACTREALMRPWQKFLAVRPVTRVLVENLRAEIQDEAAAFDFFADPHIQWLETK; translated from the exons ATGAACGGCGACGTATCGCGACCGGCTGAGAGCCGTGGTTACTTGTCGGACACGGCCTGCGTAGTGCCTAGTTTGCCTGTCGAAACGGCAGATGattctgccttcttctctggagaccaagaaaacacagaaccCACAGCTGCAAAGAGGTTGGAACCGAAATGCGGATTGAACGGCAACGAAATGCTCCAGTCTTTCAGTTCGAGCAAATCTGGACAACTGAATGGTTCCCAGGCCGACCACCCGGAGAAAACTTCACACTCGCTTGCATCGGTTCGGATGTCTTCCGCAAAGGGTTGTTCATCTCACAAATTTCCCGTCAAAAAAGATTtcgtggagaggagaaaaccaTCGGGTGTATCCCCCCCAAATTTCAGTGGTGTCAGGCGAGGGCCCTCCCAGCTATCGGTGGCCGCCGCCACGGATTCCATCCCGATAAACGATTCTCCCTCTTCAGCACTTGCACATCAGAGAGACCTTTCGCTGCACTGTGTGGAAAGACAGGCTGGCGCccagagacaagaaggaatAACTCAACCGGTACCACGGAATCAGAACTTGTCTCCGTCATCACTTAGTCTTTCCTCGTCATCCCTACGGCGCATCATGCCAGCTTCACCTACACAAAACCCTTCTCCGGCAGTCCCAGAGGCGAGTGACGGTGTCCCTTCGTCCTGCCAGAATGGTCAGGTTCTTAGGCGTGACCTCTTGCCACCATCGGAGTACTGCTCTGAATCTGCTGGCGCACCCCAGAATGAAAttggaggggagaagaaaattcGTTTCCATGCCAATCAACTAGCTTGCCAAACATGCTTATCAAAAAGGACGACAGACGGCACGCCAGCACGATGTGCACGTTCGTCGTTTCCGGGCGACACGGAACCGGATACCACTCCTCAGACATTCAGTTCAAATACCCCCAGTGGCAAGCCCGGTGTGCACCGTCGAGGGGACATCAACAGTACTTTTTCGCTCGAGTCAAAtgcagtctcctcttctgtggATACACGTGGGAACGAAGGACACAAACCCTGCCAGAAGACGCCCAATCcgtcctcgacttcttcgttcgctcgatcttcttcccctcctcaGCCTGTCGGTACTGGGAACACCGTGACAGAAAGCTGGCCGAGTAGTGCTGGTGAATCTGCACTGTTGTTAGATGACGACGAGGACGTTGTGATGCTGAAGGGCGGGGAAAGCAGCTggacaaaggagaaacggGATGAACTTATGGCCCGCGTTAGTCACGCGCGCCTCCGCCAGTTGAGAGATCTTTTCCTCGACCCCTGCAGAAAAGAGGCACACCCCTGGACCACCGAGGAGATTGAACTCCTTCAAGCCGACTACAACCAAAACCACGAAGACTGGGTAGAAGTCCTCCAG CCTTGGCAAGCGACGCCGCTTCATTTGCAGGCAGTCCCCTTCACGTACTCGGTGCTAAAGAAGGCACCCCTGAAGTTTCCTGCGATTTTCTGCAAGCAAATTCCATTCTTCTTCCCGCACCCGTCTGGAATCGGTGTCTTTCGCACCGTCCTTATTATCGAGCGcaggccgagagagaaagatacGCTCAGTGGGAGCAGGACGCCGGCGCACATCGCAGGACAAAGCCATGCAGATAGCGCTTCAGCTCACCAATCGCCAGTTCCTCGGGgtgacacagagaaaaaggaatgGGAATCGGGGAACTCGTCCAGCCCCGCGTCCTGTCGAAGCCGTAGGCGTCCTCGGGGGTCCTCAGCGTGGGTGTCCGTCTCGCCAGAGGCTTCACCGAAAGGACGAGCACAGGGAACTCCCACCTGTGGAGGATCACCCCCGGACGTGAACCATAAGTGTAGCAAGGAATCGAAGGCTCGACGATTCACCGCTCGTTTCTCACTGAGTCGAGAAGACCAGGACAGAATGTGCTGTCAGAATTCCGGCGAAAGTTTGACTGAAGATGCCGCGCGGCTCGTGCTCATTTGGGAGCCTTACCAGCAGACGGATAAGGGCCTGCCGACTGTTTCAGatggaagcgaggagacgcgatgCGCGGCTGCCACACCCTCTGTTGGAACCGAATTCTCACCGTCTCCATGCTCGTCATCAACTCCAATCCCCGCTCTGGAGTTACCAGACGACGGGCTTCAACCGGGGGCGTTTGCCCACGTTGTCACAGgccgtttgtctcttccagtgttctcgcctctgccgtGCGCCCGGGGGGATCCTGAGTCGGCTTCTGAGAGCGTTTCCAGTCTCTCGGACCTTGCTTCAGACcactgcgtctctccttttgcgTTCACCGCTGTTCAGAGAGCCGAAGCCGGCGAAGGTGGTTTGTCACCGTGTGCAACACCGACTCAGCTGCAAaggcaggaaaagaaaaggattcttcgcatgcagcgcctcCAACATAAACTCCTGCAAGGCCTCGAGGAAGCCGACCTGCCAGAACTCGTCTTCGAGGGGAGAGTCGTCGGGTGCGAGCTTCACGGTTTTCTTCCCTTCAACGAGCGACGGAGTGAGcaggagaaacacagagccAACGCAGGGGACAACAGAGCCAAAGGCGAAGCAGGACCACTAGTCTCAAACCGAAATAATGGATCGGAGGTCCCGACCAAATACCGAAAGATTTCCCGCGACGAACACTACACAGGCGACCACGCAGCTGCGACTGGGAAGGAAAGAATCAGGGAAGCGCCGTCACAGCCGTTGACGATGGATGaaaggcaggagaaggacgcaataacgagagacgaaagagaaacagggaaggggaaagaagaagacgaggtaGAAACATCTTCCGTCGAGAGAATGCAGACTTTTCTGaatcgagaagaaggcggagacacacacagagagaaggaaaggatCCCCACGGAGGGCGGCAGAAAGgcaagaaacgcagagccGTGCAATGGAGGTGTTGCGCCCGGCGTATCGAGCGAGAACAGGTGGGGCGGAAAAGGCGAACGTCTGGGGCTTCGCCAGCGCatgcttctctgcgtccgcTTGGAGGACGACCGGGTCTTTTTGTATGAGATCAGGAGTTTCATCAACCACTCCGCCAAAGCTCTCGTAGATTGGGAACGACGGGTTCGCGTCGCAGAACGAGAGATCGCTGTCGCAGCTGGGGTTCCCCTCCCTGCTCCGTCCTCGGCTTCTAAAAGTAAACTCGATCCGAGAAAACACTCACCGCATCAACGGGGCTTTTCCTCCACGCCTGCACCCCACGCCGTGTCTTGTCTCCCCGGCTCTGCAGcggctgtcgctctctcagGTGCGTCCGTGAAGGAGAGACTCGCAGGGGCCGACGAACgccagagacgaggaaggcgagctGGCTCCTTGAGTGCCTCACGCATTGCCTCATCGGAAACTCAGGCGCGGGCAGCTGAAGGGAAACCCGGTGAAACGGAAGGCAAATGCTGTGCagcgtcttcgcctgcttctcagTCTTCTCTCACGCAGGACGCAGCTACAACCCCAGTTGAGACGCTGTCGCCTCTGGAGAAGGGGGACGCAAGTGAAAAGAGCAACGACTCTGTCAGTCCGACCGCGAAGACGCTCGCAGAAGCTCCAGAGGACGATTTCTCGCGGGAAGCTGTTGCCTCAGAGCAAGCACCCTTCTCGGAAGAGGGATCTGTTTCAGATCCAGGAGCCACTCTGTCTGCGCCAGCGCCGACCACAGAGGGGGTCTCCTTCACAGCCGTGCCCCTTTCAGTTCCACCGTCTCAGGCCTcacttccttttctttctcgcccgGACGTGGAGGTTCCCGCGTCAGACATGAACACGGGAAGTGACTCACAGAAACGCAGTTCTCCTGAGGAGAATGAATTTGGCTGTGAAAAAGGAATAGACACCCGAAGCGTGGCGCCAAAGCAGCGCGAGGTGCAGAGACCGGCCGATATTGAGCGGGCCGAAGCATGCcctggagagagcgagaaatcGAAGATCGGGAACGAACTCCAGGTTCCCTCCACTTCTTGTGGTCAAGAGAACCGTGCCTCTCCACACGAAAGCTTGAAATCATATACGTCGTCTTGCTCGtcaccttctccctcttcgtcttcttcactcttgCCATCTTCGCCTTCATCTGCTTGCCctgattcttctctctccaacaGTGCAGGTGGAAACAAGGAGGCGGTGCGccccagaagaagagccaCAGCTGATGCCAATGCGTCTGAGTGCCTGGAGTCTCccgcggagaagacaggaccaaggagaagagaggaggtgGAAGCGATAGGGAAGAAACCGGCGACGACGTTCAAACAGACGCCTCCAAAGAGACGCCTAACTTTGGAAGAGGCCGACGACCCACCACTTTGGTTCGACTGCGACGAAAGCCCGACGACATGGAGAAACCCGTTTGATC CAAGCAGGCGCGGTGCCCGCGGTGCCCCTAGGGGCGGGACCAGCGGGTTCGGCAAAATGTTTGctcttccccctctcgcCGTTTTCCACGATCTGCAGTGGGACGCTTccgagacgaggagactTCGTGACTCATGGCATCTCTCTCAAAATGTTTTTTTACCTGCATGCGACCCCGCTCGGGCAGGAAATCAGGACGCCACCAGTCCGGCTGCTCTCGGCCCGGATCTGAATGGATCAAACAGTACCTCTGAAACGCGTGACTCTTCTtgcaagaagagaacagatgGCTTCCACGACATAGAGAAGGGAGCAGCGCTGGTCTCTCAAGACTGGCAAAAGCAGATTATCCCCTCCGCcgctctttgcttcttcttctccatctaCGAGGAAGTAGAAGAGTGCGATGAAGCTTGTGGGCTTTCTCAGGAAAGAACAGACGTGAAACCAACACTCTGCGTGACACGTGGAGTTCAGGGTGGGGAAGGCTCTCAGACTATTCCTCCGACCAGGCGCCGCAGTGCCACGAGCGAGGACAATCCCTCGAAGACTTTTTGTCTTCCGACAAACGTGAAAGACGAAGTTCCAGCGTACGAGAAGTTGTTTGAGAGAAAAGGGCGGACACAGGGCTCGCTGTCACCAGCCCATGTACATGCACCCAGGGGAGAAACAACGGTTATGAACGcaacagaaagcagaggaacgGGGGTCGGGGCAGCCGCAGCAGGATCAGTGGCACCTAGGAAAACCGCCGAAGAAATGGCATCAGGAATCGCATGGGGCGAGACTCGTGGTCAAGCAGAGGGCatgaaacgaagaaaaaagattGTTATGCTCTCTCACCTCGCAGCCGTGGCTCGGGCTCCGCGAGGGTTTTTACAGACAACTGCTGGAAGTGGCTTTGCGAGTGGAGACCAAGAATCCTCGGCCGCGGGCCGCCCTGACGAAGTGTTTCGAAGCTCTGATACAAGTCACCTGACAAACGGTATTCGAGAAGCTCCAGCAGTCGCCGGTGCCTCCGAATCTTCTCAGGCGAACGTCTGTTCCTCGAGAAAATCAGAGCCATCGCAGTTGCTCTCTGCAAAGAGCAACCCACCGTTCAAAAGCGACATCCTTTCCACAGAGacggtttcctctctcggttCCGCTTCGCCGCCGAGCGCCGTGGGGGGGAAAGTCTGTGTGTGGCGGCTGGAGCCTCTTTTGCGGCAGTTACCGCTGGAGGCAGACAGTGACTCTGgggtttctctcgctccagacatttcctcttttcgtctcgcttctttcccgTCTGCtcagcagaaaagaaggcgagtcGCCACGGAAGGTCCCTGTGGAAGAAATAGCGCAGGATCGCATCGGAGTAGGCACCAGGAGAGACTCTCATTCTCTGCAACGGATCAAGCTCCAGAACGAGAGGACTTGCCCCTGTGTTGCTCGGACGCAACGCCATGTCGGCTTTCGAAGGACGAATTCGATGCCTGTGAGGAGAGTGGAAAAATCAGCTTTCCTCCCCCCTCCTCACAcaattctcttcttctctgcgagTGCTACTTCCCTCCGAACTGCATTCCTACGGATGTCAGCGCAACGCCGGGGAAGACGCACGTTGTTTTGAAAAGAAGGACAAAAGCCTTTGGACGCTCTGACGCCATTGAAGAGAAACTAGAGGCGAAGGGTATGGAAAGTTCCGTTAGACGAATTGAACAACTGCCCACGATGGTTACAGTCGACACGACTGGCTCTTTGCGAGCCTGGACTCTTGGAG AGCGAGCCACCTGCGTCGCCGCACAGAGGCTCCTCGACAGCCCGCTGCTGGCGGTGTCTATTAACCAGCAGCTTCCATCCCTCGCGGCGGTTGGAGCAGGCGACGGCCGAGTTCGGATTTGCGAcatttctgcgtttctctcacACTGGCGGTCTCCTTTCGTGTGCGAAGCCCGATTGCTCCAACCCCTTGCGTCGCCGCTCCTCACGCTGCCGTCGCCTCTGGGAGAGGATCTCTACCGGGTGTTTAGGCGCCAGCACCCCGTCCGCCGACTGCAGTGGCTCGCGGGCGGGGCGCTGCTGGGTGTCGTGCACGAGCAACCGGCGTCTGAAAGGCACCTCGCGGCTTTTGGGAGTTGCGCCGCTGTTTGGGCGCCCGGAAGAGATGTCTTCGACGATATTAACGACGCTGCACACCACAAACTGTTCTGGGCACGGGCAGCGAAGCACCCCCAGGCTGCGAAGTTCGCTCGCctggtgtctgtacacgtCGCACACGCTGTTGCAGCTCTCGATCGCAGTGAAGGAGCGAAGAGCAGCGAATTCCACGTGCCAAAGGGCACAGTCGGCTCTTTCAGGGGTTTGTGCAAGGAAGGAAGTGCGCGCATGCTCGGTTGTGATTTCCTCTTCACTAAAAAAGGCGGGGTGGCCGGAGTTAGCACCGACACAGCTAGCATGCTGCACTTCTGGAAGCCCGGCAGCTGGCTGCTAGGCGACGTCGAAGACATCGGAGTGCTCGCACGCAAGACCGGGGACAAGACACAGTTGTCTCGAGCGTTGCAGCACATAGCCACACAAATCCAGCTTCGGTCACACGTTTCCACacgcgcagagaaggcgaaaatgcagagacaggcagaaaTTGCGAGCGAAGACGTTGAACGAGCTACACACGGCGAAAgccttgcatgcacacgGGAAGCGCTGATGCGGCCCTGGCAAAAATTCCTCGCCGTTCGCCCTGTCACGCGTGTGCTGGTGGAGAATCTGCGCGCAGAAATCCAAGACGAGGCGGCCGCGTTCGACTTTTTCGCCGATCCCCACATCCAATGGCTCGAAACCAAATAG
- a CDS encoding PA14 domain-containing protein (encoded by transcript TGME49_258400): MTIRRAVALLCLSVPACLSEAPAPPTNDPLQRLTEFRQQHRKTIDGRLCAAAFVQDNQTYTDCTDARSPDGTSGREWCYVEVQLLGKGPKDWNYCSRPINYSKLRAKAQEVFDVKAIQSNNLMARLDAEAAKIEDMIRRFTATCGAAHSSMSQNLNQIDGLLSRSQHCLKKMEEASAKIGLIEATIDDVKDDIDRDMKRAIMNKKNCSLVRGYEDEPFADGVRGAYYNNPTFTGAPSAFRTDSALDLVFSGKGPVEGVSSNSFSVRWEAFLEAPRSGMYTFIVESDCGVRMFLGDEPIIIDRMPTPVSGDAISENPVPVIPTKEKTGMMRTESVMMELVGGQKYRIRVEVVHSNHLKYLNPNSATIRLLWRHGEGGEEVIPSSHYLTGNARPPVKFSGLNPKQFDLGFFSDGERAFADSDQYFLADVPLRYEGRRFLRTLAEPNMEAFSVEVNIPATIYIASPIDEGIPVAPEESSAWKVHDTDEIVSVLFGVTGMGRALESRAMRIRFIALRERGKLSFKLRQKGVPFLIFAEEKKNAALSCGGEEEVLSLVAGNAYADCSASSEESDVYGCAAGLNGRHMDQPNGTWRTLGGNGVGEWMAIKFRKQVQITHFRFKPRDEAVNWPSEITLSYSEEGDEDSEVFPIRHTSDIERNTYKLARPVITDYVRAEITEMFVNGEDSGGSFEFLGSSCTTTEEADDAQAAIPRIMVETCDATVESIPEILPLEEGDQIVAVCPQHCVKSLEGSAYGTGVYAPGSTLCTAGVHAGICDGTETACEILVTIGGPKSAFKGTRNHGVASSPSGPTDASVKLSRAPCHMPSAAPIKYFISFGEHVAPEGWNADDGSIKQSHDGIVYGWWREAPTKSCSGHNLSHLSSRGVSFPVPIGSQRCPLGADCAPNFWSVVLPEDGTYRLVAQVAGPCDGSTGGHVYLQANGISLASGQLVPSGSSYGAIAAIPVRDHVITLTSSCTTEKCPDTSTTILNIELEKISDEVA, from the exons ATGACAATCCGGCGTGCGGTGGCACTATTGTGCCTCTCGGTTCCTGCGTGTTTGTCCGAAGCTCCAGCTCCGCCGACAAATGATCCTTTACAGCGCCTTACAGAGTTTAGGCAGCAACATAGAAAGACCATCGATGGAAGACTTTGCGCTGCGGCATTTGTCCAGGACAACCAGACTTACACAGACTGCACGGATGCCCGCTCCCCTGATGGAACCAGCG GACGGGAGTGGTGCTACGTTGAGGTCCAGTTGCTGGGGAAGGGACCAAAGGATTGGAACTACTGCAGCCGCCCAATAAACTACA GCAAGTTAAGGGCAAAAGCTCAGGAGGTCTTTGATGTGAAAGCAATCCAATCTAATAATCTC ATGGCACGACTGGATGCTGAGGCTGCAAAAATCGAAGACATGATACGCAG ATTCACGGCCACATGTGGCGCTGCTCACTCATCAATGAGCCAAAATCTCAACCAAATAGACGGCCTTCTTTCCCGAAGCCAACACTGCCTGAAGAAAATGGAAGAAGCGTCTGCCAAGATCGGACTAATTGAAGCAACAATTGATGATGTCAAAGACGACATAGACAGGGATATGAAAAGGGCTATTATGAACAAGAAAAACTGTTCCTTAGTCAGAGG CTACGAGGATGAACCCTTCGCAGATGGCGTCCGCGGGGCCTACTACAACAACCCAACATTCACCGGGGCACCATCAGCCTTCAGAACGGACAGTGCGCTGGACTTGGTGTTTTCAGGAAAGGGGCCAGTTGAGGGAGTGTCCTCCAACAGTTTTTCCGTCA GATGGGAAGCATTCCTGGAAGCCCCTCGATCGGGGATGTACACATTCATTGTCG AGTCTGACTGTGGAGTCCGAATGTTCCTTGGCGACGAACCGATCATTATTGACAGGATGCCAACCCCGGTTTCAGGAGATGCAATTTCCGAAAATCCAGTCCCTGTCATTccaacgaaagaaaagacggGAATGATGAGGACTGAGTCCGTGATGATGGAACTTGTTGGCGGACAGAAATACAGAATCCGCGTTGAAGTGGTCCACTCGAACCACCTGAAATACCTAAATCCCAACAGTGCCACGATCAG GCTGCTCTGGCGACATggcgaaggtggagaagaagtgaTCCCCTCAAGTCACTATTTAACCGGAAACGCGCGGCCTCCGGTAAAGTTCTCTGG CTTAAACCCTAAACAGTTCGATTTGGGATTTTTTAGTGATGGCGAGCGAGCATTTGCGGATAGCGACCAGTACTTCCTTGCCGATGTGCCTCTTCGATACGAAGGGCGCCGCTTTCTGAGGACTCTAGCTGAGCCGAACATGGAAGCGTTCTCTGTTGAAGTCAATATCCCCGCCACAATATATATTGCGTCCCCAATAGATGAAGGGATTCCTGTTGCCCCTGAGGAGAGTTCTGCCTGGAAAGTCCACGACACAGATGAAATAGTATCAGTGCTATTTGGTGTCACTGGCATGGGACGTGCGCTTGAATCAAGAGCGATGAGAATACGGTTCATAGCACtccgagagcgaggaaagctATCATTCAAACTCCGCCAAAAAGGCGTGCCGTTCCTTATTTtcgcggaagagaaaaaaaatgcGGCATTGTCTTGCG gtggcgaggaagaggttctctctctcgtagCAGGCAACGCCTACGCTGActgctctgcttcgtctgaaGAGTCCGACGTCTACGGCTGTGCAGCTGGACTAAACGGAAGGCACATGGATCAGCCCAATGGAACGTGGAGAACACTTGGGGGAAACG GTGTAGGAGAATGGATGGCAATCAAATTCAGGAAGCAAGTCCAGAT CACACACTTCCGTTTCAAGCCCCGTGACGAGGCCGTGAACTGGCCGTCGGAGATCACTCTTTCGTACTCTG AGGAAGGTGATGAAGACTCTGAAGTCTTCCCCATTCGCCACACATCCGACATCGAACGGAACACATACAAGCTAGCGCGACCCGTCATTACCGATTAC GTTAGAGCTGAGATCACCGAGATGTTTGtgaacggagaagacagcggTGGCTCCTTCGAGTTCTTGGGCTCTTCTTGTACTACCACGGAAGAGGCAGATGATGCACAGGCGGCAATTCCTCGAATCATGGTTGAG ACATGCGACGCAACAGTGGAGTCTATCCCAGAAATTCTGCCTCTTGAAGAAGGCGACCAAATTGTTGCAGTGTGTCCACAGCACTGCGTGAAATCCCTAGAAGGCAGTGCATATGGTACCGGGGTCTACGCGCCGGGATCAACCCTGTGCACCGCAGGTGTCCACGCGGGTATCTGTGACGGGACGGAAACGGCATGCGAGATCCTAGTGACCATTGGAGGACCGAAGAGCGCATTCAAAGGGACTAGAAACCACGGCGTCGCTTCAAGCCCAAGCGGACCCACAGACGCGTCTGTAAAGCTTTCTAGGGCACCGTGTCACATGCCCTCCGCAGCGCCAATAAAGTACTTCATCTCATTCGGTGAACACGTGGCACCAGAG GGATGGAACGCCGACGACGGCAGTATAAAGCAATCACATGACGGAATTGTTTATG GctggtggagagaagcaccCACAAAGTCTTGTTCGGGCCACAACCTGAGCCATTTGAGCTCACGCGGAGTCTCCTTTCCTGTACCAATAGGCTCTCAGCGATGCCCACTGGGCGCG GACTGCGCGCCAAACTTTTGGTCCGTCGTCCTTCCTGAAGACGGCACCTATCGCTTGGTCGCGCAGGTGGCGGGTCCATGCGACGGCTCCACTGGAGGACACGTGTATCTTCAAGCGAACGGCATCTCACTCGCATCCGGCCAGTTAGTTCCAAGCGGCTCGAGCTACGGG GCTATCGCTGCTATCCCTGTTAGAGACCATGTGATCACCTTAACGTCCAGTTGCACGACGGAGAAATGCCCTGACACGAGCACAACCATCCTCAACATTGAGCTTGAAAAGATTTCTGACGAGGTTGCGTAA